A stretch of the Solanum dulcamara chromosome 6, daSolDulc1.2, whole genome shotgun sequence genome encodes the following:
- the LOC129891580 gene encoding putative GDP-L-fucose synthase 2 — protein sequence MPIDTSAKIFVAGHRGLVGSAVVRKLHQLGCKNLLLRTHSDLDLTNQSAVESFFAAEKPQYVILAAAKVGGIHANNTYPADFITINLLIQTNVIVSSFNHKVLKLLFLGSSCIYPKFAPQPIPENALLTAPLEATNEWYAIAKIAGIKMCQAYRLQHNFDAISAMPTNLYGTNDNFHPENSHVLPALLRRFHEAKVNNLDKVVVWGTGSPLREFLHVDDLANAVVFLLENYSDLEHVNVGSGKEVSIKELAELVKEVVGFKGELIWDSTKPDGTPRKLMDTSKLVGLGWTPKISLRDGLVDTYKWYLENYGKQ from the coding sequence atgccGATAGATACTTCAGCCAAGATCTTCGTCGCCGGCCACCGTGGACTCGTCGGATCCGCCGTGGTCCGAAAACTCCACCAATTAGGTTGCAAAAATCTCCTACTCCGTACACATTCCGATCTAGATCTCACTAACCAATCCGCCGTCGAATCCTTCTTCGCCGCCGAGAAACCCCAATACGTCATCCTCGCCGCCGCTAAAGTCGGTGGCATACACGCAAACAACACATATCCAGCTGATTTCATCACTATAAATCTCCTAATCCAAACAAACGTCATCGTTTCATCCTTCAATCACAAAGTCCTTAAGCTTCTGTTCCTCGGTTCTTCATGTATTTACCCTAAATTCGCACCTCAACCAATTCCCGAAAATGCCCTTTTAACTGCCCCGTTGGAAGCTACTAACGAATGGTATGCAATTGCGAAAATTGCTGGTATCAAAATGTGTCAAGCTTATAGATTACAGCATAATTTTGATGCAATTTCAGCAATGCCCACAAATTTATACGGTACAAATGACAATTTTCATCCTGAGAATTCTCATGTTTTGCCTGCTTTATTACGTAGATTTCATGAAGCAAAAGTTAACAATCTTGATAAAGTGGTTGTGTGGGGAACTGGTTCTCCATTAAGGGAATTTTTACATGTCGATGATTTAGCCAATGCAGTTGTGTTTTTGTTAGAGAATTATAGTGATTTAGAACATGTTAATGTGGGGAGTGGAAAGGAAGTGAGTATAAAAGAGTTAGCTGAATTGGTGAAAGAAGTTGTGGGGTTTAAAGGGGAGTTGATTTGGGATTCGACTAAGCCGGATGGGACACCAAGGAAGCTTATGGATACTTCAAAGCTTGTTGGATTAGGTTGGACACCAAAGATTTCTCTCCGGGATGGTCTTGTTGATACCTACAAATGGTACTTGGAGAATTATGGCAAGCAATAG